In one Chitinophaga sancti genomic region, the following are encoded:
- a CDS encoding RagB/SusD family nutrient uptake outer membrane protein, with the protein MRSKIAYIILVLVIGGMASCTKLDEKLGSTITKTQADSVIKVASLLVTAYDGLQLPFQDQSNYWALCEMTSDEAVAPTRGGDWDDNGVWRALKLHNWNSDHTFVGNSFTAILQLQFLATNVLNFHPSESQAAEARFIRAFSMFATLDGWGQVPFRNPGDTLLNVPKVLKANEAADYIIGELEAIIPILSDSAKAYQANKNGARALLMKTYLNRGAFLNRQAPTFDAADMQKVIALADQIIASGKYHLTNNFFANFAYNNDVIGTENIFTQRNGPGISTASSRGGNNAYCHWAPTLHYNQDPSGWNGFTTISDFYDKFEVSDTRRGGDYPGVTDVTGLKVGFLIGQQYGAGGKVLQDRKGHPLIFTKEVKLQETDPATLEVSGIRVVKYPPDLTSDESRNTNNASNDYVFLRYADVLLMKAEAMLRTGDAAGALVIVNELRVKRGATVFASLTLDNLIDERGREMYWEGWRRQDLIRFGKFLDTWQLKPADNPKYLLFPIPTSDLSVNKNLVQNAGY; encoded by the coding sequence ATGCGATCCAAAATAGCATATATCATATTAGTACTGGTAATAGGTGGAATGGCGTCCTGTACGAAACTCGATGAGAAACTAGGTTCCACTATCACCAAGACCCAGGCAGATTCCGTAATCAAAGTGGCTTCACTGTTGGTGACAGCTTATGACGGGCTTCAACTGCCTTTTCAGGACCAATCCAACTATTGGGCATTATGTGAAATGACATCTGACGAGGCGGTTGCGCCTACCCGTGGTGGCGACTGGGACGATAACGGTGTATGGCGTGCACTGAAACTGCATAACTGGAATTCTGACCATACCTTTGTTGGTAATTCGTTTACGGCAATTCTCCAGTTACAGTTCCTGGCCACGAACGTACTTAATTTCCATCCCAGTGAAAGTCAGGCAGCAGAAGCCCGTTTTATACGTGCATTCTCAATGTTTGCCACCCTTGATGGCTGGGGGCAGGTACCTTTCCGTAACCCGGGAGATACCTTGCTGAATGTGCCTAAAGTATTGAAAGCAAATGAAGCGGCTGATTATATTATCGGCGAACTGGAAGCCATTATTCCCATATTGTCAGATAGTGCAAAAGCATATCAGGCAAATAAAAATGGCGCCAGGGCACTGCTCATGAAAACGTATCTGAACAGAGGTGCATTCCTGAACAGGCAAGCGCCCACCTTCGACGCCGCTGACATGCAAAAGGTGATAGCATTGGCCGATCAGATCATTGCCTCCGGAAAGTACCACCTGACAAATAATTTCTTTGCCAATTTTGCCTATAACAATGATGTGATAGGTACTGAAAATATCTTCACCCAGCGCAATGGTCCTGGTATTAGCACTGCCAGCTCCCGTGGTGGTAACAACGCTTACTGCCACTGGGCTCCTACCCTGCACTATAACCAGGATCCAAGCGGATGGAATGGTTTCACAACGATCTCTGATTTCTATGATAAGTTTGAAGTGAGCGACACCCGCAGGGGTGGTGATTATCCTGGCGTAACGGATGTAACAGGTCTGAAAGTAGGTTTTCTGATAGGGCAACAATATGGTGCTGGTGGTAAAGTATTACAGGATAGAAAGGGGCATCCGCTCATTTTTACAAAAGAGGTGAAATTGCAGGAAACAGATCCTGCTACACTCGAAGTAAGCGGTATACGTGTAGTGAAATACCCGCCGGACCTGACATCTGATGAATCCAGGAATACAAACAATGCAAGTAATGATTATGTATTTCTGCGTTATGCAGATGTATTGCTGATGAAGGCAGAAGCGATGCTGCGTACAGGAGATGCAGCAGGTGCATTGGTAATCGTAAATGAACTGCGTGTAAAACGTGGTGCGACCGTATTTGCATCGCTGACCCTTGATAACCTGATCGATGAAAGAGGCCGTGAAATGTACTGGGAAGGCTGGCGCAGGCAGGATCTGATCCGCTTTGGCAAGTTCCTCGATACATGGCAGTTGAAACCCGCCGATAATCCTAAATATTTATTATTCCCAATTCCCACCAGCGACCTCTCGGTTAATAAGAACCTGGTTCAAAACGCAGGTTATTAA
- a CDS encoding SusC/RagA family TonB-linked outer membrane protein, whose protein sequence is MTTLLFCKVRLICLSLLLIAGIASAQNRPVTGKITDENGSPVPGATIQVKGTSTGTTAIADGTFKLSVPPNGTTLVISFIGYNQQEVAIAGKSQFSISLVPSSTTLTDVVVVGYGTTRKKDLTGSVVSIKSADFNKGIVTAPDQLILGKVAGLMVMNNSGAPGGATTVRIRGNSSVRTGNQPLYVVDGMPLDGRTAKPSVNANGLGQTPDANPLNFINSFDIQSMDVLKDASATAIYGARGANGVVIITTKKGQSGPPKLDLNYSAGASSILKKLDVLDAAGYRSALKQYNLTAGDEGSSVDPMNSILRTGITHNVNVGLSGGNDNGVYRASFGMLDQQGIVKKTGLRKYTANLNGQFKLLDNQRIGVDYSVQAAHTTEQIAPITNDAGFTGSLIGQALQWNPTLALRKADGSFNILGKGSAINPEAMSAAYDDDVNVNSILANISPYIKITDDLEYRFVYSINHQVGERETQIASFINIPNVMDNGQAYYGVNTLTSQLFTHTLNYNKQVTKAMFLSAVVGYESQQFNYKGRSMGGLGFSTDALKYVDILQNPIQTNTFISSFRNPKSELQSFFGRANLNFFDKYLLTATLRADGSSKFGENNKYGYFPSFAAKWNIANEAFLKDNKTVSQLSLRVGWGITGNQEFPAGAAQEQYTLNSNGGASLSNVANPNLKWESSKQLNAGIDYAFFNGRLYGSVDYFNKNTTNLLFNFPAIQPAPASNYWINLPANVINKGFEIVLRGDVVATKDFTWDLGVNATFLRNELKNYDGPPVLTGSISGQGASNAYAQRLVNNMPLNSFYVRQFEGFDDNGQGIYKDNGNSMYFLGQPNPKTMMGIITSVNYKSWTLGVNMHGAFGFDIYNNTANTVLPIGNLGSRNIAAKLVGSKEALSNPITVSSRYLEKGNFMKMDNITLSYKIGNIGKVVKGASIYLTGQNLFIITKYTGFDPEVNTDKNINGVTSMGIEYSPYPTARSILAGINFSL, encoded by the coding sequence ATGACCACTCTCCTGTTTTGTAAGGTGCGGCTGATATGCTTGTCGTTGCTGCTAATAGCAGGTATAGCCAGCGCCCAGAACCGGCCCGTCACCGGTAAAATAACTGACGAAAATGGCAGCCCGGTTCCAGGTGCTACCATTCAGGTAAAAGGTACGAGCACTGGTACTACTGCCATTGCAGATGGTACTTTTAAATTGAGTGTTCCCCCCAATGGCACGACCCTCGTTATTTCTTTCATCGGCTATAATCAACAGGAAGTTGCTATCGCCGGGAAATCTCAGTTTTCTATTTCACTCGTTCCTTCCAGCACTACCCTCACTGATGTGGTCGTAGTAGGTTATGGTACCACCCGAAAAAAAGACCTGACAGGTTCCGTTGTCTCGATCAAGTCGGCCGATTTTAACAAGGGGATTGTTACCGCCCCTGATCAGTTGATCCTGGGAAAGGTAGCAGGGCTCATGGTCATGAATAACAGTGGTGCTCCTGGTGGTGCTACTACTGTAAGAATTCGTGGTAACTCTTCTGTAAGAACAGGTAACCAACCTTTATATGTAGTAGATGGGATGCCATTGGATGGCCGTACAGCAAAACCCTCTGTGAATGCAAATGGCCTGGGTCAGACGCCCGATGCCAATCCGCTGAATTTCATCAATAGCTTCGATATCCAGTCTATGGATGTATTGAAAGATGCATCTGCCACCGCCATCTATGGTGCCAGAGGTGCCAATGGCGTAGTAATTATTACTACTAAAAAAGGCCAATCCGGACCTCCCAAACTGGATCTCAACTATTCTGCCGGTGCCAGCAGTATCCTGAAAAAGCTGGATGTACTGGATGCCGCGGGTTACAGATCAGCCCTGAAACAATATAACCTTACTGCCGGCGATGAAGGTAGTAGCGTAGATCCTATGAACAGCATTCTGCGTACAGGTATCACACACAATGTAAATGTGGGCCTCAGCGGTGGAAATGACAATGGTGTATACCGTGCTTCCTTTGGTATGCTCGATCAGCAGGGTATTGTAAAGAAAACCGGTTTGAGAAAGTATACAGCTAACTTAAATGGTCAGTTCAAACTCCTGGACAACCAAAGGATAGGGGTTGACTACTCTGTTCAGGCGGCACATACTACAGAACAGATTGCACCTATTACCAACGACGCTGGTTTTACAGGCAGCCTCATTGGTCAGGCCTTGCAATGGAATCCTACGCTTGCACTCCGTAAAGCAGATGGTTCTTTCAATATATTAGGAAAGGGATCTGCTATTAATCCGGAAGCGATGTCCGCGGCATATGATGATGATGTAAATGTCAATAGTATCCTGGCGAACATCTCTCCTTATATCAAAATCACTGATGATCTGGAGTATCGTTTTGTTTATAGTATCAATCACCAGGTGGGTGAAAGAGAAACACAGATCGCCTCTTTTATTAATATCCCAAATGTGATGGACAACGGGCAGGCTTATTATGGGGTGAATACCCTTACTTCTCAGTTGTTCACCCACACACTGAATTATAATAAGCAGGTGACCAAAGCCATGTTCCTCAGTGCTGTAGTTGGTTATGAAAGCCAGCAGTTTAATTATAAAGGGCGTAGCATGGGGGGCCTGGGTTTCTCAACGGACGCGCTGAAGTATGTAGATATCCTACAAAACCCAATTCAAACCAATACATTTATTTCTTCTTTCAGAAATCCGAAGTCAGAACTGCAATCCTTTTTCGGCAGGGCTAACCTGAACTTTTTCGATAAATACCTGTTGACAGCTACCCTGAGAGCAGATGGTTCCAGCAAGTTCGGGGAAAACAATAAATATGGTTACTTCCCATCTTTCGCTGCAAAATGGAACATCGCCAACGAAGCTTTCCTGAAAGATAATAAGACCGTTTCTCAACTTTCATTACGTGTAGGCTGGGGTATTACCGGTAACCAGGAATTCCCTGCCGGCGCTGCACAGGAACAATATACGCTCAATTCCAACGGAGGGGCAAGTCTGAGCAACGTGGCAAATCCTAATCTGAAATGGGAAAGTTCCAAACAGCTGAATGCAGGTATTGACTATGCTTTCTTTAATGGCAGATTGTATGGTAGCGTGGATTATTTTAATAAGAATACAACGAACCTGCTCTTCAATTTCCCTGCTATTCAGCCGGCACCTGCATCCAATTACTGGATAAACCTGCCAGCAAATGTGATCAATAAAGGGTTTGAAATCGTTCTGCGTGGCGATGTGGTGGCTACCAAAGATTTCACCTGGGATCTGGGTGTGAACGCGACTTTCCTGCGCAATGAACTGAAAAACTACGATGGCCCTCCGGTGCTCACAGGTTCTATCAGTGGGCAGGGTGCATCTAATGCTTACGCGCAGCGCCTCGTGAACAACATGCCTTTGAACTCTTTTTATGTACGGCAGTTTGAGGGCTTTGACGACAATGGTCAGGGCATATACAAGGATAATGGTAACAGCATGTACTTTCTGGGGCAACCCAATCCTAAGACCATGATGGGGATCATTACCTCTGTTAATTACAAAAGCTGGACACTGGGTGTGAATATGCACGGTGCCTTTGGCTTTGATATTTATAATAATACTGCCAATACAGTATTGCCTATCGGCAACCTGGGGTCCAGGAACATTGCGGCCAAACTGGTGGGGTCTAAAGAGGCTTTGTCCAACCCGATTACAGTATCCAGCCGTTACCTGGAGAAAGGTAATTTCATGAAGATGGACAACATCACACTCAGTTATAAGATCGGAAATATCGGAAAGGTGGTAAAAGGAGCATCTATTTACCTGACAGGTCAGAACCTCTTTATCATTACCAAATATACCGGATTTGATCCTGAAGTAAACACCGATAAAAACATCAATGGGGTTACATCTATGGGTATTGAATACTCACCTTATCCAACAGCAAGGAGCATCCTCGCTGGTATCAATTTCTCCTTATAA
- a CDS encoding DUF6377 domain-containing protein produces the protein MKCKIISLFLLMHYGLLHAFPQNDSLLERLNHTIEQASMYDENKLRQINLLRAELVSTHSLSLREQFEICQQLYEQFKVFKFDSAFAYAQELKSLAEKMRDSARINYAGVKLGFVLLSSGMFRETGDYLAVIDVHKLPDSARAEYYALKSRYYYDLSDYSSDQYFAPEYTRLGGACIDSALVLFKPHSFSYDYNYGLLYQKAGNLDSAAYYYRLAVAHKDLTVHQTAIATSSLGNIFIRTGKKDSAIIMMTIAAMADIQSSTKETTAMFILASLLFKEQDVKNASRYIEYAVADASFYGARLRKVQLSAILPIIEGEKINTVEGQKKMLFVYATIVTLLLLALVWLAIIILKQYKKLQSAQQTITAAHAIQQEINEKLMEANKIKEEYIGYCFQINSAYLDKIKKFKKLADQKLSDNKYSEVKYLVNNIDLKDEREQLFRNFDRIFLRIFPNFVTVFNSFFKEEDQIKLKEDELLNTDLRIFALIRIGINDNVKIAQILEYSVNTIYTYKTKIKNKAIIPKEEFEERLMDIKAL, from the coding sequence ATGAAGTGTAAGATCATCTCGCTGTTTTTGCTCATGCATTATGGGCTGCTCCATGCCTTTCCCCAAAATGACAGCCTGCTGGAACGGTTGAACCATACTATTGAACAGGCTTCCATGTATGATGAAAATAAACTCAGGCAGATCAATTTACTGAGGGCTGAGCTGGTCAGCACACATTCCCTCTCCCTACGGGAACAATTCGAGATCTGCCAGCAACTATACGAGCAATTCAAGGTTTTCAAATTTGATTCTGCATTTGCCTATGCCCAGGAACTAAAATCGCTGGCGGAGAAAATGAGGGATTCTGCCCGTATTAATTATGCCGGTGTTAAACTGGGGTTTGTGCTGTTGTCTTCAGGGATGTTTAGGGAAACTGGTGATTACCTGGCCGTGATTGATGTACACAAATTGCCGGATAGCGCCAGGGCTGAATATTATGCATTGAAGAGCCGGTATTACTATGACCTTTCCGATTATAGCAGCGACCAATATTTTGCACCGGAATATACACGGTTGGGAGGTGCCTGTATAGATTCAGCACTGGTACTTTTTAAACCTCATAGCTTCAGCTATGACTATAATTATGGCTTGCTGTACCAGAAAGCAGGAAACCTGGATAGTGCAGCTTATTATTATCGCCTGGCCGTAGCACATAAAGACCTTACAGTACATCAAACGGCGATTGCTACTTCTTCACTCGGAAACATCTTTATTCGTACCGGCAAAAAAGATAGTGCGATCATTATGATGACCATCGCAGCGATGGCCGATATTCAATCCAGCACGAAAGAAACGACTGCTATGTTCATCCTGGCAAGCCTCCTTTTTAAAGAGCAGGATGTAAAGAATGCCTCGCGGTACATAGAATATGCCGTCGCCGATGCCTCGTTTTATGGTGCGCGACTTAGAAAAGTACAGTTAAGTGCCATCCTCCCCATTATCGAAGGCGAGAAGATCAATACGGTAGAAGGACAGAAAAAAATGCTGTTCGTATATGCTACCATTGTTACCCTCCTCCTGCTGGCTTTGGTATGGCTGGCTATTATTATCCTTAAGCAGTATAAAAAGTTACAATCTGCCCAGCAAACGATCACAGCGGCGCACGCCATTCAACAGGAAATTAACGAGAAACTGATGGAAGCGAATAAAATCAAAGAAGAATATATCGGTTATTGCTTCCAGATTAATTCTGCTTACCTGGACAAGATCAAGAAATTCAAGAAACTGGCCGACCAGAAATTATCAGATAATAAATATAGCGAGGTCAAATACCTTGTTAATAATATAGACCTGAAAGATGAAAGGGAACAGTTGTTCAGGAATTTTGACCGGATCTTCCTGCGTATCTTCCCCAACTTTGTTACTGTTTTTAATTCCTTTTTTAAAGAGGAAGATCAGATAAAACTAAAAGAAGATGAATTGCTCAATACAGATCTTCGTATTTTTGCTTTGATAAGGATCGGAATTAATGATAACGTAAAAATTGCCCAGATCCTGGAGTACTCTGTTAATACAATTTACACCTACAAAACCAAGATCAAGAACAAGGCAATCATCCCAAAAGAGGAGTTCGAAGAGCGGCTAATGGATATAAAAGCACTATAA
- a CDS encoding helix-turn-helix transcriptional regulator has translation MPANKNALIRYKTIDACLRNRRRRWTLEDLINAVSDALYDYEGIDKGISRRSVQADIQTMRSDKLGYNAPIIVVEKKYYTYEEADYSITNIPLSEQDLGRMNEAVEILKQFKGFSHFTNLNEVVQKLEDHVYSAANHTESVIDFEKNERLKGLEHLEIVYQSIIQQKAVTITYQSFKARSESTFEFHVWWLKEFKNRWFAVGVKNKNAQIQNLALDRIESICFCQEALYVENGRISPVEFYHDVVGVTVSSEKSAKNVKLFVSQEHAPYIATKPMHHSQEIVETRSDGIVIKIKVQLNLELEREILGYGDGMRVLSPEGLRKRIYWKFKNGITGYDEEDKEAGAAS, from the coding sequence ATGCCCGCGAATAAGAATGCTTTGATCCGATATAAAACCATTGATGCCTGCTTGAGAAACCGCCGCAGGAGGTGGACTCTGGAAGACCTGATAAACGCTGTATCCGATGCGCTGTACGATTATGAAGGTATTGACAAAGGTATCAGCCGGCGCTCTGTTCAGGCGGATATTCAAACCATGCGTAGCGACAAACTGGGATATAATGCACCGATCATTGTAGTCGAAAAGAAGTATTATACATATGAAGAAGCTGACTATAGTATCACGAATATTCCACTCAGTGAACAGGATCTGGGAAGGATGAATGAAGCGGTTGAAATCCTGAAACAGTTTAAGGGTTTCTCCCATTTCACCAATCTGAATGAAGTGGTACAAAAGCTGGAAGACCACGTTTACTCTGCCGCTAACCATACAGAGTCTGTCATCGATTTTGAAAAGAACGAGCGCCTCAAGGGGCTGGAACACCTGGAAATCGTTTATCAATCGATCATCCAGCAGAAGGCAGTTACTATTACCTACCAGTCATTCAAGGCCAGGTCAGAAAGCACCTTTGAGTTCCATGTGTGGTGGCTGAAAGAATTTAAGAACAGGTGGTTTGCGGTAGGTGTAAAAAATAAGAATGCACAAATTCAGAACCTGGCCCTGGATAGAATTGAATCTATCTGCTTTTGCCAGGAAGCGCTGTATGTAGAAAATGGCCGTATCTCCCCTGTGGAGTTTTACCATGACGTAGTCGGCGTGACTGTTTCCAGTGAAAAAAGTGCAAAGAATGTAAAACTATTTGTTAGCCAGGAACATGCGCCTTATATTGCTACTAAACCCATGCACCATTCCCAGGAAATTGTTGAGACGAGGTCAGATGGCATTGTCATCAAAATCAAGGTTCAGCTGAATCTGGAACTCGAAAGAGAAATACTGGGATATGGAGATGGAATGAGGGTGCTGTCACCCGAAGGTCTCAGAAAGCGCATATATTGGAAGTTTAAAAACGGAATAACCGGTTACGATGAGGAAGATAAGGAGGCCGGCGCAGCTTCGTAG
- a CDS encoding DNA polymerase beta superfamily protein, producing MTFEQLMNEPQHLLLKAISGSRSQQLHTATSDTDLKGIYVLPQRELYGFTYTPQVYNATNDEVYFEIGRFLELLQKNNPNILELLGTPESCVLYRHPLMEMIKPEDFLSKLCKDTFAGYAASQIKKAKGLNKMINRPAEKVRKAVPEFCYVIDENGSIPLATWLEKYQYLQEDCGLTSVPHFRDVYLVYHEAGGSLKGIVSGEDANDVRVSSIPNGLSPVAVMQFNKDGYSVYCREYREYLEWVDNRNDARFQNTLSHGKNYDAKNMMHTFRLLNMAEEIAVHKKVIVERPDRDFLLKIKGGGFEYNDLLAMVDEKLDHIEELYTKSDLPEMPDEVKTNELLVTIRTTFYQ from the coding sequence ATGACTTTTGAGCAATTAATGAATGAGCCACAACACCTGTTGTTAAAGGCCATTAGCGGCAGTCGCTCCCAGCAACTGCATACCGCCACTTCAGACACAGATCTGAAAGGGATTTATGTTTTACCTCAACGGGAGCTGTATGGTTTTACCTATACTCCACAGGTCTATAATGCAACCAACGATGAAGTTTATTTTGAAATAGGCAGGTTCCTGGAATTATTGCAAAAGAATAATCCTAATATCCTGGAACTACTGGGTACTCCGGAAAGCTGTGTATTATACCGCCATCCGCTTATGGAGATGATTAAGCCTGAAGATTTCCTTTCTAAATTATGCAAGGATACATTCGCTGGTTATGCTGCGTCGCAGATCAAAAAGGCGAAAGGACTGAATAAAATGATCAACCGTCCTGCAGAGAAAGTAAGAAAGGCTGTACCCGAATTCTGTTATGTTATTGACGAAAATGGGAGCATTCCATTGGCTACATGGTTAGAGAAGTATCAGTACTTACAGGAAGATTGTGGTTTGACCAGTGTACCGCATTTTAGAGATGTGTATCTTGTTTACCACGAGGCGGGTGGATCTCTGAAAGGAATTGTATCAGGTGAGGATGCCAACGATGTGCGGGTAAGTAGTATTCCGAACGGCCTCTCTCCCGTTGCTGTCATGCAGTTCAACAAAGATGGCTACTCTGTTTACTGCCGCGAATACAGGGAATACCTGGAATGGGTGGACAACAGGAACGATGCCCGTTTTCAGAATACGCTCTCTCATGGTAAAAACTATGATGCAAAGAATATGATGCATACTTTTCGCCTGTTGAATATGGCGGAGGAGATTGCGGTTCATAAGAAAGTGATTGTAGAAAGACCGGACAGAGACTTCCTGCTGAAAATAAAAGGTGGTGGTTTTGAATACAATGATCTCTTAGCGATGGTAGATGAGAAACTGGATCATATAGAGGAGCTTTATACAAAATCTGATCTGCCAGAAATGCCGGATGAGGTAAAAACGAATGAATTACTGGTTACAATCAGAACAACATTCTATCAATGA